A genomic window from Glycine max cultivar Williams 82 chromosome 17, Glycine_max_v4.0, whole genome shotgun sequence includes:
- the LOC100777897 gene encoding uncharacterized protein, which translates to MPEKVVISPQRALWSILMLHWRVGLLTALVLVGMVVVWSIDGCTVKNIIQAWRYQQDYLAVRSHTPNLTLTFVSPYSPVYGKKSLLVEGHASWVSNELEPNLTSNLIARWSARGGEPCKDSKAVEIAIPWLDGGEVVDLSAGYVHEFGFQALDDSEKPLCVGGDYFEADLSGESWKSRPLVKDFSNGSYSISLQVHPDFDGVYNLTIILLYRHFEGLKFTPWKFSYDRMLRNVAIRFYKSSVQLPELQACKASDFVRDVWIGRWTRHGKNDDCSIENDGRYRCLAPDFPCQAPWCDGSLGILESNGWVYSTHCSFKLYSAESAWNCLKNRWVFFWGDSNHVDTIRNLLNFVLDLPEISSVPRRFDMNFSNPRDPSQTVRITSIFNGHWNETQNYLGLDSLKDEGFQDLLKKYFSEDTIPDTVVMNSGLHDGVHWHNIRAFSVGADYAASFWGDVMKTVKQRGLAWPRVFYRNTIATGGYARSLAFNPNKMEVFNGVLLEKLKQAGVVSGVIDNFDMTFPWHFDNRCNDGVHYGRAPAKMKWRDGQIGHQYFVDLMLAHVLLNALCAR; encoded by the coding sequence ATGCCAGAGAAGGTTGTGATTTCGCCCCAACGGGCTCTATGGTCCATTCTAATGCTTCATTGGCGTGTTGGGTTGCTCACTGCTTTGGTTTTGGTTGGAATGGTTGTGGTTTGGAGCATTGATGGGTGCACAGTCAAGAACATCATTCAAGCTTGGAGGTATCAACAAGATTATCTTGCTGTAAGGTCTCATACTCCTAATTTAACTTTAACTTTTGTCTCTCCATACAGTCCTGTATATGGCAAAAAGTCCCTTCTAGTTGAGGGGCATGCAAGTTGGGTTTCAAATGAGTTAGAACCCAACTTGACTTCAAATCTCATAGCTAGATGGTCAGCTCGTGGAGGTGAGCCTTGTAAAGATTCCAAGGCTGTGGAGATTGCAATTCCTTGGTTGGATGGTGGGGAAGTGGTTGATCTATCAGCTGGATATGTGCATGAATTTGGTTTTCAAGCACTGGATGATTCAGAGAAGCCTCTTTGTGTAGGTGGAGACTACTTTGAGGCTGATCTTTCAGGGGAATCATGGAAATCTAGGCCTTTGGTGAAAGATTTCAGCAATGGTTCTTACTCAATTTCACTGCAGGTTCACCCAGATTTTGATGGGGTTTACAATCTCACTATAATCCTGCTCTATAGACACTTTGAAGGTCTGAAGTTCACCCCGTGGAAGTTTTCTTATGACCGAATGCTGCGAAATGTTGCAATCAGATTCTACAAGAGCAGTGTTCAGCTACCAGAACTGCAGGCTTGCAAGGCTTCTGATTTTGTCAGGGATGTGTGGATTGGAAGGTGGACAAGGCATGGCAAGAATGATGACTGCTCGATAGAAAATGATGGTAGGTACCGGTGCCTAGCGCCGGATTTTCCTTGCCAAGCTCCTTGGTGTGATGGTTCCTTGGGAATTCTGGAGAGTAATGGTTGGGTGTATTCAACTCATTGCTCATTCAAGTTGTATTCAGCTGAGTCTGCTTGGAATTGCTTGAAAAACAGATGGGTTTTCTTCTGGGGTGATTCAAACCATGTTGACACCATAAGAAATTTGCTCAACTTTGTTTTAGACTTGCCTGAAATATCTTCTGTCCCCAGAAGATTCGACATGAACTTTTCCAACCCAAGAGACCCTTCTCAAACAGTTAGGATTACAAGCATCTTCAATGGGCATTGGAATGAGACACAAAACTATCTGGGGTTGGATTCTCTGAAAGATGAAGGGTTTCAAGATTTGCTAAAGAAGTACTTCTCAGAAGACACAATTCCAGACACTGTGGTCATGAACTCTGGCTTACATGATGGTGTCCACTGGCACAACATAAGAGCATTCTCTGTTGGAGCTGACTATGCAGCATCCTTTTGGGGAGATGTTATGAAGACAGTGAAGCAAAGAGGGTTGGCATGGCCAAGAGTGTTTTACCGGAATACAATTGCAACTGGTGGATATGCAAGGTCACTAGCATTCAATCCTAACAAGATGGAGGTGTTCAATGGTGTGTTGTTGGAGAAATTGAAGCAAGCAGGAGTTGTTTCTGGTGTGATTGATAACTTTGATATGACATTTCCATGGCATTTTGATAACCGGTGTAATGATGGAGTTCACTATGGAAGAGCTCCAGCAAAAATGAAGTGGAGAGATGGCCAAATTGGACATCAATATTTCGTGGACCTTATGTTAGCTCATGTTCTTCTCAATGCCCTATGTGCAAGATAG
- the LOC100786604 gene encoding uncharacterized protein LOC100786604: MNPSLTSSSTLSSSSSSWFSGIVRVGRSNSVKMSNNSAAAPSSDTAGPVVRKNQFRGVLFKYGPNPIQVAFKTGDFKRQVIFIGGLTDGFLATPYLEPLAIALDHENWSLVQFLMSSSYSGYGTSSLQQDAKELDQLINYLINKEDSEGVALLGHSTGCQDIVHYMRTNFACSRAVRAAIFQAPVSDREYQATLPHTASMIDLAAKMISEGRGLELMPREADPSAPITAYRYHSLCSYNGDDDMFSSDLSDDQLKMRLGHMSSTHCQVIFSMADEYVPDYVDKKALVERLCRAMGGAEKVEIEYGNHSLSNRVEEAVDAIIDFLKREGPKGWDDPWS; this comes from the exons ATGAATCCTTCTCTCACTTCTTCCTCAACCTTGTCGTCGTCTTCTTCGTCCTGGTTCTCCGGAATCGTTCGAGTTGGCCGTTCCAACAGTGTCAAAATGTCCAATAACTCCGCTGCTGCACCCTCCTCCGACACTGCCGGCCCCGTCGTCCGCAAAAATCAGTTCCGAGGTGTTCTTTTCAAGTACGGTCCCAATCCTATTCAG gtTGCATTTAAGACTGGTGATTTCAAGCGGCAAGTCATTTTTATTGGTGGATTGACCGATGGTTTTCTAGCTACTCC ATACTTGGAACCTCTGGCAATTGCTCTGGACCATGAGAATTGGTCGTTAGTTCAATTCCTTATGTCATCTTCATACAGTGGATATGGCACCTCCAGCTTGCAacaa GATGCTAAGGAGCTGGATCAgctgattaattatttaattaacaaagaAGACTCTGAAGGTGTGGCATTACTTGGGCATAGTACTGGCTGTCAG GATATTGTGCATTACATGCGCACAAATTTTGCTTGCTCCCGAGCTGTTCGTGCTGCCATCTTTCAG GCTCCAGTCAGTGATCGGGAATATCAAGCTACACTCCCTCATACAGCTTCTATGATTGACTTGGCTGCTAAGATGATAAGTGAAGGCCGAGGTCTAGAGTTAATGCCAAGGGAAGCAGATCCTAGTGCCCCAATAACTGCCTATAG GTATCACTCCCTTTGTTCATATAATGGCGATGATGACATGTTCAGTTCTGACCTGAGTGATGACCAGTTGAAGATGAGACTTGGGCATATGTCTAGCACACATTGTCAG GTTATATTTTCAATGGCTGACGAATATGTGCCAGATTATGTTGATAAGAAAGCTCTAGTTGAGCG GTTATGCAGAGCGATGGGAGGAGCAGAGAAAGTAGAGATTGAATATGGAAATCATTCCCTCTCTAACAGAGTTGAAGAAGCTGTTGATGCTATTATTGACTTCTTAAAAAGAGAGGGACCCAAGGGATGGGACGATCCATGGAGTTAA